In Gasterosteus aculeatus chromosome 15, fGasAcu3.hap1.1, whole genome shotgun sequence, a single genomic region encodes these proteins:
- the wdr32 gene encoding DDB1- and CUL4-associated factor 10 isoform X2, whose product MSSEHQSDSEDADESQDRPHVGASDKEEDPDIDDSDDEILPGVSPSPPGSGGIRPERGARSAGSQQREPRREPPAAAPPPPPPQTGSGEGTSGEIRPGNSLFSWLQSRTIRRGVFVDPARENFRTMTSLYCSMNPAAESVNLSTQTHGAVFNLEYSPDGSVLTVACEQTEVLLFDPISSRHIKTLTEAHEDCVNNIRFLDNRLFATCSDDTTIALWDLRKLNSKVCSLHGHASWVKNIEYDSKTRLLVTSGFDGNVITWDTNRFTEDGCPHKKFFHTRYLMRMRLTPDCSKMLISTSSGYLLILHDLDLTQSLEVGSYRMLRARRTPLSSDGGTSASRSAGTPRQGNDSSKIHPPREGLPPRNSLEVLTPEIPGERDRGNCITSLQLHPKGWATLIRCSSNMDDQEWTCVYEFQEGAPTRPPVSPRCSLRLTHYIEEANVGRGYIKELCFSPDGRLICSPYGYGVRLLAFDQNCGELVDCVPVQTSCLREVRSIYSHSDVVLTTKFSPTHCQLASGCLSGRVALYQPKF is encoded by the exons ATGAGCTCGGAGCACCAGAGCGACAGCGAGGACGCGGACGAGTCGCAGGACAGGCCCCACGTTGGCGCCTCCGACAAAGAGGAGGACCCCGACATCGACGACTCGGACGATGAAATCCTTCCCGGGGTTTCCCCCTCGCCGCCGGGGAGCGGCGGGATCCGGCCGGAGCGCGGCGCCAGGTCTGCGGGGTCGCAGCAGCGGGAGCCCCGCCGCGAGCCGCCCGccgcggcgccgccgccgccgccgccgcagacGGGGAGCGGCGAGGGCACCAGCGGCGAGATCCGCCCGGGGAATAGCCTGTTCTCCTGGTTGCAGAGCAGGACTATAAGGCGAGGGGTGTTTGTGGACCCAGCCAGGGAGAACTTCAGGACAATGACCAGTTTGTACTGCTCAATGAATCCTGCGGCGGAGTCGGTGAACCTGAGCACCCAGACCCACGGAGCGGTGTTCAACCTGGAGTACTCCCCGGACGG GTCCGTGCTGACTGTGGCCTGCGAGCAGACCGAAGTCCTGCTGTTTGACCCCATCTCGTCCAGACACATCAAAACCCTGACGGAGGCCCACGAGGACTGCGTCAACAACATACG GTTCCTGGACAACCGTTTGTTCGCCACCTGCTCCGACGACACcaccattgcattgtgggatctCCGGAAGTTGAATTCAAAGGTCTGCTCGCTGCACGGCCACGCCAGCTGGGTGAAGAACATCGAGTACGACTCCAAAACGCGCCTGCTCGTCACGTCCGGCTTCGACGGCAACGTCATCACGTGGGACACTAACAG GTTCACAGAAGACGGCTGCCCGCACAAGAAGTTCTTCCACACCCGTTACCTGATGAGGATGCGTCTGACGCCCGACTGTTCCAAGATGCTCATCTCCACGTCCTCGGGGTACCTGCTCATCCTCCACGACCTGGACCTCACCCAGTCCCTCGAGGTGGGAAGCTACCGCATGCTGCGAGCACGCCGGACGCCCCTCAGCTCAG ACGGAGGCACGTCAGCGTCCAGGTCGGCTGGAACTCCTCGCCAGGGAAACGACTCCAGCAAGATCCACCCTCCTCGAGAAG GCCTTCCTCCTAGAAACAGCCTGGAGGTCTTGACTCCGGAGATCCCCGGGGAGAGAGACCGAGGGAACTGCATCACCTCCCTGCAGCTCCATCCGAAGGGCTGGGCCACGCTCATCCGCTGCTCCAGCAACATGGACGACCAGGAG TGGACGTGCGTGTACGAGTTCCAGGAGGGCGCGCCCACCCGCCCGCCGGTCTCCCCCCGCTGCTCCCTCCGCCTCACCCACTACATCGAGGAGGCCAACGTGGGCCGGGGCTACATCAAGGAGCTGTGCTTCAGCCCCGACGGACGGCTCATCTGCTCGCCGTACGGCTACGGCGTCCGCCTGCTCGCCTTCGACCAGAACTGCGGCGAGCTGGTGGACTGCGTGCCCGTCCAGACCAGCTGCCTGCGGGAGGTGCGCTCCATCTACTCGCACAGCGACGTGGTGCTCACCACCAAGTTCTCCCCGACACACTGCCAGCTGGCCTCGGGCTGCCTCAGCGGCCGCGTGGCGCTTTACCAGCCCAAGTTTTAG
- the wdr32 gene encoding DDB1- and CUL4-associated factor 10 isoform X1, with amino-acid sequence MSSEHQSDSEDADESQDRPHVGASDKEEDPDIDDSDDEILPGVSPSPPGSGGIRPERGARSAGSQQREPRREPPAAAPPPPPPQTGSGEGTSGEIRPGNSLFSWLQSRTIRRGVFVDPARENFRTMTSLYCSMNPAAESVNLSTQTHGAVFNLEYSPDGSVLTVACEQTEVLLFDPISSRHIKTLTEAHEDCVNNIRFLDNRLFATCSDDTTIALWDLRKLNSKVCSLHGHASWVKNIEYDSKTRLLVTSGFDGNVITWDTNRFTEDGCPHKKFFHTRYLMRMRLTPDCSKMLISTSSGYLLILHDLDLTQSLEVGSYRMLRARRTPLSSADGGTSASRSAGTPRQGNDSSKIHPPREGLPPRNSLEVLTPEIPGERDRGNCITSLQLHPKGWATLIRCSSNMDDQEWTCVYEFQEGAPTRPPVSPRCSLRLTHYIEEANVGRGYIKELCFSPDGRLICSPYGYGVRLLAFDQNCGELVDCVPVQTSCLREVRSIYSHSDVVLTTKFSPTHCQLASGCLSGRVALYQPKF; translated from the exons ATGAGCTCGGAGCACCAGAGCGACAGCGAGGACGCGGACGAGTCGCAGGACAGGCCCCACGTTGGCGCCTCCGACAAAGAGGAGGACCCCGACATCGACGACTCGGACGATGAAATCCTTCCCGGGGTTTCCCCCTCGCCGCCGGGGAGCGGCGGGATCCGGCCGGAGCGCGGCGCCAGGTCTGCGGGGTCGCAGCAGCGGGAGCCCCGCCGCGAGCCGCCCGccgcggcgccgccgccgccgccgccgcagacGGGGAGCGGCGAGGGCACCAGCGGCGAGATCCGCCCGGGGAATAGCCTGTTCTCCTGGTTGCAGAGCAGGACTATAAGGCGAGGGGTGTTTGTGGACCCAGCCAGGGAGAACTTCAGGACAATGACCAGTTTGTACTGCTCAATGAATCCTGCGGCGGAGTCGGTGAACCTGAGCACCCAGACCCACGGAGCGGTGTTCAACCTGGAGTACTCCCCGGACGG GTCCGTGCTGACTGTGGCCTGCGAGCAGACCGAAGTCCTGCTGTTTGACCCCATCTCGTCCAGACACATCAAAACCCTGACGGAGGCCCACGAGGACTGCGTCAACAACATACG GTTCCTGGACAACCGTTTGTTCGCCACCTGCTCCGACGACACcaccattgcattgtgggatctCCGGAAGTTGAATTCAAAGGTCTGCTCGCTGCACGGCCACGCCAGCTGGGTGAAGAACATCGAGTACGACTCCAAAACGCGCCTGCTCGTCACGTCCGGCTTCGACGGCAACGTCATCACGTGGGACACTAACAG GTTCACAGAAGACGGCTGCCCGCACAAGAAGTTCTTCCACACCCGTTACCTGATGAGGATGCGTCTGACGCCCGACTGTTCCAAGATGCTCATCTCCACGTCCTCGGGGTACCTGCTCATCCTCCACGACCTGGACCTCACCCAGTCCCTCGAGGTGGGAAGCTACCGCATGCTGCGAGCACGCCGGACGCCCCTCAGCTCAG CAGACGGAGGCACGTCAGCGTCCAGGTCGGCTGGAACTCCTCGCCAGGGAAACGACTCCAGCAAGATCCACCCTCCTCGAGAAG GCCTTCCTCCTAGAAACAGCCTGGAGGTCTTGACTCCGGAGATCCCCGGGGAGAGAGACCGAGGGAACTGCATCACCTCCCTGCAGCTCCATCCGAAGGGCTGGGCCACGCTCATCCGCTGCTCCAGCAACATGGACGACCAGGAG TGGACGTGCGTGTACGAGTTCCAGGAGGGCGCGCCCACCCGCCCGCCGGTCTCCCCCCGCTGCTCCCTCCGCCTCACCCACTACATCGAGGAGGCCAACGTGGGCCGGGGCTACATCAAGGAGCTGTGCTTCAGCCCCGACGGACGGCTCATCTGCTCGCCGTACGGCTACGGCGTCCGCCTGCTCGCCTTCGACCAGAACTGCGGCGAGCTGGTGGACTGCGTGCCCGTCCAGACCAGCTGCCTGCGGGAGGTGCGCTCCATCTACTCGCACAGCGACGTGGTGCTCACCACCAAGTTCTCCCCGACACACTGCCAGCTGGCCTCGGGCTGCCTCAGCGGCCGCGTGGCGCTTTACCAGCCCAAGTTTTAG